In Rissa tridactyla isolate bRisTri1 chromosome 8, bRisTri1.patW.cur.20221130, whole genome shotgun sequence, one genomic interval encodes:
- the LOC128913899 gene encoding LOW QUALITY PROTEIN: noggin-2-like (The sequence of the model RefSeq protein was modified relative to this genomic sequence to represent the inferred CDS: deleted 2 bases in 2 codons), which yields MTAIRALLLCSCLGLLLRPGGGQPFLRLRPSPSDNLPVKDIVEHPDPEYDPKEQDLDERTLRKKLGSHFDPGFMAVAVPVPANASGAEAAAGRGAGALPAELRRLELGPPQGPRLRVGKKARRKVLQWLWAYTYCPVLYTWKDLGVRFWPRYIKEGNCLAEKSCSLPEGMFCKPVKSVTKTFLRWHCQGWSSQKYCTWIPVQYPLISECKCSC from the exons ATGACGGCGATCCGGgcgctcctgctctgctcctgcctggggctgctgctgcgccCGGGGGGCGGGCAGCCCTTCCTGCGGCTGAGACCCTCGCCCAGCGACAACCTGCCCGTCAAAGACATCGTGGAGCACCCGGATCCCGAGTACGACCCCAAGGAGCAGGACCTGGACGAGAGGACTCTGAGGAAGAAGCTGGGCAGCCATTTCGACCCCGGTTTCATGGCCGTGGCCGTGCCGGTGCCGGCCAACGCCTCGGgcgccgaggcggcggcggggcggggggcgggc gcgctgcccGCCGAGCTGCGGCGGCTGGAGCTGGGCCCCCCCCAGGGACCGCGCCTGAGGGTGGGCAAGAAGGCGCGGAGGAAGGTGCTGCAGTGGCTCTGGGCGTACACCTACTGC CCCGTCCTCTACACCTGGAAGGACCTGGGCGTCCGCTTCTGGCCCCGCTACATCAAGGAGGGCAACTGCCTGGCCGAGAAGTCCTGCTCCCTGCCCGAGGGCATGTTCTGCAAGCCCGTCAAGTCGGTCACCAAGACCTTCCTGCGCTGGCACTGCCAGGGCTGGTCCAGCCAGAAGTACTGCACCTGGATCCCCGTGCAGTACCCGCTCATCTCCGAGTGCAAGTGCTCCTGCTAA